A genomic segment from Cricetulus griseus strain 17A/GY chromosome 8, alternate assembly CriGri-PICRH-1.0, whole genome shotgun sequence encodes:
- the LOC100752185 gene encoding LOW QUALITY PROTEIN: sperm motility kinase X-like isoform X2 (The sequence of the model RefSeq protein was modified relative to this genomic sequence to represent the inferred CDS: deleted 2 bases in 1 codon; substituted 1 base at 1 genomic stop codon), producing the protein MTLFFKLPHCEFDSSHINEDLIMEQGREACYSCEESFMTDYKMTMTVGSGHFSEVKMDFHVLTVTCVAVKVLRMKNALLVANXVSILKSLQHPNIIKLFHVVQSRDTTYLVMEHTSQGDLLRHILELGSLKESEAQRLFTQILFAMQYCHNNHIAHRDIKANNILLDYRVNAKLCDFALLAKMTRGQKLSDFCGTLLYCALELLVEKAYDGCASDIWSLGVLLFLMVVGRFPFWASSSEGVRRQIVAANFTIPQHVSIDIFNVIVEMLMFNQDRRPTIGQIMRRPLIGFHHLFPHRNALAL; encoded by the exons ATGACCCTTTTCTTTAAACTTCCCCATTGTGAATTTGATTCTAGCCATATCAATGAGGACTTAATCATGGAGCAGGGAAGGGAGGCCTGCTACTCCTGTGAGGAGTCCTTCATGACTGACTATAAGATGACAATGACTGTGGGCAGTGGACATTTTTCTGAGGTGAAAATGGACTTCCATGTTCTTACTGTAACTTGTGTGGCTGTAAAAGTTCTTCGAATGAAGAACGCCTTGCTTGTTGCCAATTAAGTCAGTATCTTGAAATCTCTCCAGCATCCAAACATCATTAAGTTGTTTCATGTGGTCCAATCCAGAGACACCACCTACTTAGTGATGGAGCACACATCACAGGGAGATCTTCTTCGACACATTCTGGAACTGGGGTCCTTAAAGGAGAGCGAGGCACAAAGGCTATTTACCCAGATTCTCTTTGCAATGCAGTACTGCCATAATAACCATATTGCCCATAGAGACATTAAGGCCAATAACATACTACTCGACTACAGGGTTAATGCCAAGTTGTGTGATTTT GCCTTGCTGGCTAAAATGACCCGAGGGCAGAAGCTGAGTGATTTCTGTGGCACTCTGCTCTACTGTGCCCTGGAACTCTTGGTAGAGAAGGCCTATGATGGCTGTGCCAGTGATATTTGGAGTTTAGGTGTGCTCCTCTTCCTCATGGTGGTCGGGCGCTTTCCCTTCTGGGCTAGCTCTTCTGAAGGTGTGAGGCGTCAGATAGTGGCTGCAAATTTCACAATACCTCAGCATGTTTCCATAGATATTTTCAATGTCATCGTCGAAATGCTGATGTTCAACCAGGACAGGAGGCCCACCATTGGCCAAATCATGAGGCGCCCCTTGATTGGTTTTCACCACCTATTTCCACACAGAAATGCCCTGGCACTGTGA
- the LOC100752478 gene encoding LOW QUALITY PROTEIN: sperm motility kinase X-like isoform X2 (The sequence of the model RefSeq protein was modified relative to this genomic sequence to represent the inferred CDS: deleted 1 base in 1 codon): protein MGICSYHYSPGPDMNLFFKLPHCEFGSSHINEDLIMEQGREACYSCEESFLTDYKMMMTVGHGHFSEVKLAFHLPTVTCVAVKVLRMKNTSLVANEVSIMKSLQHPNIIKLFHQSRDTTYFVMEHASQGDLLRHILELGSFQESEARRLFTQILLAMQYCHGNNIAHGDIKANNVLLDRRGNAKLCDFGLATKVIPGQKLRNFCGTLPYCAPELFVEKAYDGCAADIWSLGVLLFLMVVGRFPFWARSPKGVRRQILPANFRIPEHVSIDIFNVIVEMLMINPDRRPTIDQIMTRPMIRASKARSPPMSTQKCPCTVSPGIVSTMTVLGYKSEEIIDSLRDQNYNQVMATYLILQHQSPGGDCGHHQVKPMQPGHVLNLADLLTFSVPLRRATEPATLNFTLPSKPQEKEDKKNARQVGTRHSMPATLFCQSERTYHSHLVYQNRH, encoded by the exons ATGGGAATTTGTAGCTATCACTATTCTCCTGGGCCTGATATGAACCTTTTCTTTAAACTTCCCCATTGTGAATTTGGTTCTAGCCATATCAATGAGGACTTGATCATGGAGCAGGGCAGGGAGGCCTGCTACTCCTGTGAGGAGTCCTTCTTGACTGACTATAAGATGATGATGACTGTGGGCCATGGACATTTTTCTGAGGTGAAACTGGCCTTCCATCTTCCTACTGTAACCTGTGTGGCTGTAAAAGTTCTTCGAATGAAGAACACCTCGCTTGTTGCCAATGAAGTCAGCATCATGAAATCTCTCCAGCATCCAAACATCATTAAGTTATTTCACCAATCAAGAGACACCACCTACTTTGTGATGGAGCAT GCATCACAGGGAGATCTTCTTCGACACATTCTGGAACTGGGGTCCTTTCAGGAGAGTGAGGCACGAAGGCTATTTACCCAGATTCTCCTTGCAATGCAGTACTGCCATGGAAATAATATTGCCCATGGAGACATTAAGGCCAATAATGTACTACTTGACAGGAGGGGTAATGCCAAACTTTGTGATTTTGGCCTTGCTACTAAAGTGATACCAGGGCAGAAGCTGAGGAATTTCTGTGGCACTCTGCCCTACTGTGCCCCGGAACTCTTTGTAGAGAAGGCCTATGATGGCTGCGCCGCTGATATTTGGAGTTTAGGTGTGCTCCTCTTCCTCATGGTGGTCGGGCGCTTTCCCTTCTGGGCTCGCTCTCCTAAAGGTGTGAGGCGTCAGATCCTGCCTGCAAACTTCAGAATACCTGAGCATGTTTCCATAGATATTTTCAATGTCATCGTCGAAATGCTGATGATCAACCCGGACAGGAGGCCCACCATTGACCAAATCATGACGCGCCCCATGATCAGGGCCAGCAAGGCACGTTCACCACCTATGTCCACACAGAAATGTCCTTGCACCGTGAGCCCTGGCATTGTCAGCACCATGACAGTCCTGGGGTATAAGTCTGAGGAAATCATTGATTCTCTGAGAGACCAAAACTACAACCAGGTGATGGCCACTTACCTGATTCTCCAACACCAGTCTCCTGGGGGAGACTGTGGCCATCACCAGGTGAAACCCATGCAGCCAGGCCATGTTTTAAACCTGGCAGATCTTCTCACCTTCTCTGTTCCGCTAAGGAGAGCTACTGAGCCTGCTACTCTGAACTTCACCTTGCCATCTAAACCCCAGGAGAAGGAAGATAAGAAGAATGCCAGGCAGGTTGGCACAAGGCATAGCATGCCTGCCACCCTGTTCTGCCAGTCAGAGAGGACCTACCATTCCCACCTAGTCTACCAAAACCGTCATTGA